Part of the Henckelia pumila isolate YLH828 chromosome 2, ASM3356847v2, whole genome shotgun sequence genome is shown below.
TTTGTCGAGGTTTTCTGCCCTTTTAGGCTCTAATTTTTCCTCTTCATGTCCTGTGAAATACTCAGCTTTGTTGTTGGTCCTTTACATTCCTATAGCTGATGAAAAGAGAAATAGAGAAATAGAGAAACAGATGTATCCTAGCTGCGACACAGACTAATAGACTTTGTTGTCTGTATAAAGTGACTAATCCGACATTTGTCGAATTTACTTTTTTCCTTTTGCTCTCTTAAGTGTACAAGAAGCACCACCCTCCATCTCTTGATGACAAAGTGTGGCGGTTGGAAAATATTGGCAAAGGTGGAGCTTTTCACAAACGGTTGAGCAAGGGAAATGTTAATTCTGTGCAAGACTTTCTGATTTTACACTTCTCAGAGCCCGCAAAGCTTCGAAATGTAAGATTTGATATGGtacttaaaataaatagttGACAAAAGTTTCATTTACATTTGTATATGGTATGTTTGATGGAATTGGTGGGCTGCAGTGTGATCTATTTCTTTTGCAAGCTTATGAGGTCACACCAAAAAGTTTTTGTAGATTAAAACCTCAAATTATTTTGTTCCTGGTCAAATGAAGACATTTTCACCTTCCATTTGGTGTAGAGTTCACACCGTGCATCTTTGAGAAAATTCTCTAATACAGTTATGTTTGTACGCCTTTATTATCAGGTGTCATTGTGTCTGCCTTTGGTGTACGCCCCAAGAATTGTCTTGTTGATTAGAATAAGGTGCATTTGATAGGTTCAAGtctttttttttaggatttctGCTTAGTGTTGCATCTGATTTTTTAGATGCACTTTTTTTGTAGAAGAAAATGCCATTTCCTCTGTCTGCCTGTTATGTTCACAATTTGTTTTTTATGAAATTCCGCAGATTCTTGGTGCAGGTATGTCTGCAAAAAAGTGGGAAGCCACTGTGGAGCATGCTTGTACATGTACTCTTGACGGGAAATTATATTATTACGATTCATGTAGATCTGTACAAAAGAACGGCGCTGTTTTTAATACGGTGGGGCAAGTGATGGGGTTGATCTCAAATGGCCAGTATGTTCTAGCTGATAAGCTGTCTGAATCAGAAAAGGCAAGCGTCTTGTTTTTTTTGGTTAATTGTTTTTTATACATTTTTGAGAACTAAAGTCATGTCATCTCGTTTCAGGATGATGCCCGTGAGTTGGTTAACTCTGCATTTAGGAATCGAGACAAAATTGTCACTTTTGATGACGCTTTTGACCAATCTTCTCCGAGCTTCCCATCTAAGGGTCAAGGTTTAAGCTCTCCCAAGATCGGTAAAAACACGTACTCCCAACCAAATGCCGCATCTCCCGACTGTATCCAGTCAATATTTTCAATTGGAGGCGCAAGCAATCTTGATGATTGCATTGATCCCCTAGATAACGGGTATTTGCAATCCTTTAGTTACCATTTCCCAGTTACAGACAGCTTAATCCCCGACACGGATTCAATTGGCTCACCATTCTCGAAGGATCATCTACAGTACTTTGACACAGATTGTTTGAACTTGGAATCATCAACCGATCTGCTGACTGATGTTGATGCTTTCATACCTGATTCGGTCATTCAAATTAGTGGAGGAGCACAATGGCGATGGAATGTATTAATCAGCATAGTAAGATGGTGTTACTCTCTAAAACGAATCGTGGCTAGAAAAACTCGTGTCAagaaaatttcaagatgttgtGAGTGACGAGTGTTGGCGCAGCACGGAGTCAAGTCTACAATAATGCTACAGGCTCTGGTGTATCCCGGCTCGATCTTAGTTAGGCTTTATACACACATATACACATGCATGTACAATCGTGTAAATTCTCTAGTCGAAGTTTTGGATACGGATGTCGTGAAGCCTGGGTGGAGCTGTATATTTCTCGGGGGTGCCCTGTATTTCATCCGGGATCGTCTCTGTACAAATTCATTTGATTTTGAGAAACTTTCTCGATACTTAGGTCCTGCAGCTTGTATCATGATTTACGataaaatataatacttttggtataaaaagtaatatttttgtacGTGTGACTCAAATAAGATATGTCTCCAAAATTGACACGCGAAATCGTTTTATAAGAGTTTCTGTGTTTATTAAATTATCAATTGTATGGTACTACTCTTTTATGGGGAATAAATACATAATCGATATttgttatgatatttaagtgATTGATATAATTATAATGTTATTTGTTATGATATTTGAGTGATTGATGTAATTATAATGTTAtttgtatatattaataatatcttATGAGTACGAGTGTTCTTTTGAGATGTAAGTTTATATTTATATCGCCGCTCTTGATGTAAcacaatatttatatttaatattgatgTTTGCGaaagagatatatatatatatatatatatatatatatatatatatattgcgaAAAATGACATGTTTTGCGTGTGCAAAAGAGaagttttttatatttatatattttttaaaagtaaaacATGGAGGAGTGGAAGAGATAGTGGGTAGTTGATGGAAAAGAGTAATTATGGAATAAATAATTTTGGTGTTCTCAAGGtagttattatagtgtaatcaacttttatatatatatatatatatatatatatatatatatatatatatatatcaatgctCCAAAAATAGAATACTTTTGATTTTATCTTCcaaaagggttgaccccgaaggggatctcatcccacatgagtcagaggctcattggctcatgcgggggttaaatcgagggatgtgcatgAGTAGGCAGGGACCTGAGGGAGGGAACAACATGGTCcaatccccagagcatacccccaaaTATAATACTTTTGATTTTATGTTGATGTTCTTGATGTAGCACaacataattattttttgataataatatagccaaatttatgatttaaaaatcataatatgatattatttttattctcaaaaaatattgattcaaaatccaaaatttaatatttttgtagAGCTATCAGTATTTTTGAAGAATATTGGCATAAAACCTAAAATTTATAgatattcttaaaaatattaatttaatatataagatttttcaattctccaatattattgaaaaatattgataaaaaaattaaatatttgttgACATTCGTGAAGAATATTGATCTAGCATCTAAATTAATTGTCAACATTTATGAGTAATATTGATCTAACATATAAAATATAGGTCAATATCCTAAACAATATTGATCTACGATATAAGTGTTTCTTTCTCGAGTAAACATTGAAGATTTAAAATTTGTCAATATGTTGATGAAATATTGATATAACATATAAGATTTAatagtattttcaaaaatattgatctAAAGTATTtatgaataatattaatattagatctataaattttttttaagtgttGGAGCTTGATGTCATGAACTTTCCTTGAAGCAattgaaattatttatatatatatatcatcttTGCTTGGTAATGGGTATGGTTCGAGAAATAATGACAATCAATTTGTCAAAGCATATATTTTCAGAAAGAGATTGTGTTGCATAATCTCCTCGATTTCAATTTCTTAGCATCTTACTAATATGATTGCATCACATTTCTTGTATCTTGGTGGATTGCGTAGTTTAAAATTAATgtgattgtttttttaaaaaaattatttgcgaTACTTGAGTAATTTACTTTTGTCTGTTCATGGATTCTAATTGTTTGGAGAAAATTATACAATTATACACAAAAACTGAGCCTTTCTATATTTCTATGAAAGGAATGAACTTGATTTTCTAGAGTTTTTAGTTATTGCTAATTTGCTCTTCATTTTGCATTCTGTAATCACTAATTATCTTATTCATGGATAGACACAATTTGGTGTCCCGTCTTTCTCATGTTTGTGGAATTGTGGTATTTTCGTCTGTGGTAGTTGTTAATTTTTTTCCACTCATGATCTCATGTTTGATGCAAAAGCGTATAAAATATTAGTTGCGCATCGTTCGCAAGTGTACGAgatcaaattttaataaaaaaatgagtAGTGTATCGTTCTCACAAAACTGAGTAACTAATATTACACCAAATATTTGTGACTAATCTGAATTAATCCTATTTAAAGCTGCGAAATTGATAAGATTCTTAATAACTATAGTTTTTGCAATAATAAAGAGTAAATCACAGACACGGAGCCATGAGTGAGAGAATTCTAGATGTACGACTTCGCTCGACTTCCATTATGTCTATTCTCAATGGCGTGTAATTTGTAGGTCCTTCGAATTTATTAGCCAAGATTTCCAAGATTATCTATCCTCTTTCCCAAGTGATgaacatattttaattatttaaagtaGACCATAATATTCCTATCAACAATCTAACTTTAAATAACATGAATGGTGTAGAAATCTTTCAGGCTTCGATGATATTATTTGTCTTCTGATATTATAATCACCAACGATGTGTTTTTCTAAGTCTTGTTTGAATTTCTATCTCTCGAATGACAAAATTAAACATACAAATCATTCAATTCATGGCCAGTTGATTAAAAGCAGTAAAAGTAGAAAAACACCAATAAATCACATTATGGTTTCAAATATCATGTCCAAATATTCACAACATGGTTTTTAGTCTCGTTATGTCGTCCTTATAGATAAAAAACTTAGTTCATGATGAAAtccaaataatttaaaaaaatattcttaaCACAATTAGTTCTAAGTAAAAGTCTACGAAAGAAAAGAAATGAACAAGGATCCATGTCACGTTCTCCGTCCCCAGATCGACACATTCTTCTGCCTCGTACCAAATTCCTCTACTTTTCGATTGATTCCCTCTTCCCAGTCTCAAAACTCTCAACCGTGTTTTTTTCGCTAAGCGTAACCCTCGATCTCCTTAGAATGGTCCCGTGAAACCTCTTAAAATTTGAAACTTCGTCTTTCCAAAAATTCTAAAACTCGCCAGGCACGGGGTGTAGTAGTTcggttctattttacaagattaagaaacctaaacatgattaaggaattgattaagggactaaattgcaaaatgTACTCggacaagatcggagcgtccgttctaggatcggagcgtccgatggTTAGGCCATGCATTTGTTGAGGTGTCAAGTTGAAGCTGACACGTGGaggagatcggagcgtccggtCAGTTGTCGAGACAGGTGTTAACAAGATCATGACATGTAGCAATAACGTGCAGATCAGAGCGTCCGTTCctgagatcggagcgtccgatatgtgtctataaatagagcagATTTGGCTCATTTTCAAACGTTCAGAAACCTCTCCTCTCCcgtaatggctctattttaagggatTCAGGActctttatttaagagttgaaGTAGGTGGTAGTATTTTTATAGTTAGTGGATAGTGTCAGTAATAGTGACCAAGCAGCGAAGCTTTGGCAAGTTATCCTGGGGTCGTAGCAGGCTCatgcccaagctctggggcattcgacatcagcgggctgacgacggacgaaggtatagtttTGGCTCCTTATAATAGATAAGGagtatactatagtttaattaaggcttttacagcatgatagatgatgtttGACTTGTTAGATAATGCTTGGTTATTATgaattgtagtgctgcatggtaggttggaacctagatgggagcttctaggatctgccttagaaaggtacgaaaatactgttcgagatatcctgactgagtatgcatgtattatatggtTGCATGTCTTATATGACTTTTTTTGTATagcatgactgtatgttgcatacatgagcatattgatcctgtatctttgagatatcctatagtagggtgctcaccctacgagttgtcGATGGTTGAAtatgtaagtcttgtgtcaggtcaccattatggttggacacttgtactagcatcaggtcaccattatccactgggtatatgagccacctcctgatgcgatggtgcatcgtgctatataccctgggcccggtctttgaACTTGTTTCTTGACCGAGTGTCTTGGTATCCagtacacttgcatacatgcacatataatattgtatacgcATACTCTCGTGATGaacattttatgctcacgtcctcgtactattttttggacaccccattcgacgggacagttgcaggtagttctcctaaGGATTTGGAGATTGGGTGGTGACCAAGACAGGATTGCAGGGTCAGCCATTAGATTTTACCATGCTGGTATTAAGctatttattttaagatttagTTTCTGCACTGTATCtctgattatgattaattactgtttttaaattgcatgcctaagttttgattagtaggtgatcacggtacgggtcactacacaggGACACCAAAAAACATTCGTGGGTGCATCTAATGTACTGAATATTTTTCTCGGCCACCTCTTGGGGTAATTTCTCCGCAATTATACTACAATTTCACGACATTCCTTCACTTACCTGCGATGACAAAAACAATAACGAAACACATAATTCCGCTCACGAATATAAAAAACTTCAAGTAAAATATATGAAATAAAAGTGCAATAAATTGAACTTATCATTTCTACATTGCTTATCCTTGTGCATATACATGGTATCGATATTTTGCTTGATATTTGAATTTACTTTACTCTCTATCCAATTCTTGTGTTTTTCTTTTTGTtctttgatgttttttttttctatttgttTCATGTAAgtaatgattgaattttgaatttatcaTTTACTTATGGTTTCTCTCTTCTTATTTTACTTTGAAACAAAAACTCTTATGAGACAGTTTTACGATTTAATTTTGACAAATGAGTCTCTAACTCGACTCatcttatgaaatttttttactttttatgccaaaagtatatattaattttattgcCGAAAATGTATTGAGTCGACTCATCTCATAAATATAAATCAATGATGCCGTCTCACAAGAGACCTACTCTTCTTTTGATagttgtattttattatttgtgaTTCACAAAGAAAGAAATATGGAAGCACGTGTctcattatttttgaattaaaaaaacgCATCACATTGACTTGCACCATGAAAGGATTTGCCATCTCAACATGAACTAATAACTGTAAATTTTAGAGTAAGTTTTGTCTcttagtgttgtcaacacttcaagaCAACATGCAGCggaataaataaacttaaacaataaataattcagagATAATTATGCACAAATAACCAGTACTTGTGCGGTGTCTCATGGCAAAATAATTACTAGAGAAATATTCAGATTATAAAAAGTAATACTAGTGATTGTCTATGAAAAATTACTTTCTCAACAAAGTGAGAAAATATATAACACcctaaaaacaaataaaaaccaaatcagAAAAACCAATAGGATGTTAAACACGTGTGCCGATACTTGATACTAAAAAAGAAACAACTTTcgaacaacacttcactcgtaTGGTCTTCAAGTGTTTCCAACACACCACAACAACACGATAAACTTGCAGCGATCGACCGGAAGTTACTTCAGGATTTCTTTGGTGATATTCGATCTTCAAGCACTCTAAATTTTGCAGTAAGCGTATGTATTTCTCTGTATATGTAGGCGACAATTTCCTTCATATATATAACGTCTCTATGACCTAGGAAACCGTCCTTGAATAGAATCCTACAAAAGATGAAAATAAGAGTTCATTAGGAATCAAATACGtatgataatatatatttactatTTTTAAATAAGTCTTAGAAAGGAAAAATACGTCAGGGAGAATTACAATTTTGGTCCTATAATTTGcacatttttcatttttggtcttgttaaaaataattttgtaattttagttcTGTAAGTTGCattcttttttcatttttggtcctattaacattaattcgcatttttagtcctgtaactttcattaattttttactttaagtcctattaacattgaatttacaattttagtcctataacttgcattttttttcatttttagtcttTTTTGCATTGAATTTTCACTTTTTGTCTTGTAActtctatttattttttcttagtcatattatcgatgaatttatatttttaatttcataaatttcattattttttatttttttatttataatatattatgatttacatattttaaagcttttaaaatttaaatgaattaaataacaaaaattcaactaaaattattcaaaacaattttaaactaaatatcatcttataaaatacataatataaataaaagtattaatataatgtgaatcatatttttttgggtttagttttgatatataatatgaaatcaaaattttttaatttaaattttatatccgACCAAAATTCGATTTTCGTTTTGTattttgtttcttgagtttggATTTATGGCCTTTTTTGTTTTAACCAAAGCTTAAGTACTCACGTAATATATGCTTGTCACAAACAATTTTTGgtagaaatataaataaaaatgaaaaaaattacaaattacatggtataaaaataaaaattcgcctttaatatgactaaaaataaaaattaattgttaACAAGACCATTGAATTCTCCtttaatatgattaaaaataaaataaaattatatggttcgatttcatattatatacataaaaactaaaccgaaaaaattattaatattaaattaatatttttatttatattttgtattttataagatgatatttagtgtaaaaaattt
Proteins encoded:
- the LOC140880063 gene encoding calmodulin-binding protein 60 A-like; this encodes MSSKRHQREEGASLDDNRPRKTSSSAVLDVMRMCRCQNLDAVLEPLIRRVVKEEVDIAFRRYLISKQRNYEKDTHLSEIRTLQLHFSKAISLPVFTGTLILGEGSTTMEVTLIDALTGEIVFDGLESSAKVEIVVVEGDFIVDGGDNWTLEEFANNIVREREQKKSLLSGEVISTLKNGKGSLGEVSFTDNSSWTRSRRFRLGARLIDNFGDIRVREAISEPFVVRDHRGELYKKHHPPSLDDKVWRLENIGKGGAFHKRLSKGNVNSVQDFLILHFSEPAKLRNILGAGMSAKKWEATVEHACTCTLDGKLYYYDSCRSVQKNGAVFNTVGQVMGLISNGQYVLADKLSESEKDDARELVNSAFRNRDKIVTFDDAFDQSSPSFPSKGQGLSSPKIGKNTYSQPNAASPDCIQSIFSIGGASNLDDCIDPLDNGYLQSFSYHFPVTDSLIPDTDSIGSPFSKDHLQYFDTDCLNLESSTDLLTDVDAFIPDSVIQISGGAQWRWNVLISIVRWCYSLKRIVARKTRVKKISRCCE